A single region of the Silene latifolia isolate original U9 population chromosome 8, ASM4854445v1, whole genome shotgun sequence genome encodes:
- the LOC141597245 gene encoding zinc finger CCCH domain-containing protein 23-like: MMIGENPWQESLNPTVEIQSPTWSPPQSNGGCHSPTYYDAVLSSLRRYLMSPGGEQGCLSPSSPDFSDDAGFPLAGEYDDEFFIYDFKVKKCTRARAHDWTECPFAHPGEKARRRDPRKYSYAGTACADFRRGHCRKGDGCEFAHGVFECWLHPSRFRTQVCKDGLGCKRRVCFFAHSPDQLRAGGSGLTSPISPYSGSSYSEDGPEYGLAEYGPGIRSGSVAELAASLRSLQFNKVKSMPNSWVGGSPILGSPRGGGVGLGSPVSRTGFFSLPTTPTRPRVGFWDSKECVEEEPVMERVESGRELRTRMFEKLSKENPLSGPGSNLGHEGTGPGPDLDLGWVSDLIE, encoded by the coding sequence ATGATGATAGGCGAGAATCCATGGCAAGAATCTCTCAATCCGACGGTTGAGATTCAATCACCAACGTGGTCCCCACCGCAATCAAACGGCGGGTGTCACTCTCCTACTTACTACGACGCCGTTTTGTCGTCTCTACGGAGGTATTTGATGTCTCCTGGTGGTGAACAAGGGTGTTTATCTCCGTCTTCGCCGGATTTTTCCGACGACGCGGGATTTCCATTGGCTGGGGAGTACGATGACGAGttttttatatatgattttaaggtaaagaAGTGTACGAGGGCCCGGGCCCATGATTGGACCGAGTGTCCGTTCGCGCACCCGGGTGAGAAGGCTAGGAGGCGCGACCCGCGGAAGTATAGTTACGCTGGGACTGCGTGTGCTGACTTCCGACGTGGTCACTGCCGGAAAGGAGACGGGTGTGAGTTCGCACACGGTGTGTTCGAGTGTTGGCTACACCCGTCTCGTTTCCGGACTCAAGTGTGCAAAGACGGACTCGGCTGTAAACGCCGAGTCTGCTTCTTTGCACACTCCCCTGATCAGCTTCGGGCTGGTGGGTCGGGTCTCACCAGCCCAATAAGCCCATATTCAGGATCGTCTTATTCCGAGGATGGGCCTGAATATGGGCTGGCTGAATATGGGCCGGGTATTAGGTCAGGGTCCGTTGCTGAGCTGGCGGCTTCGCTAAGAAGCCTCCAGTTCAACAAGGTTAAGTCCATGCCAAACTCCTGGGTAGGCGGGTCACCTATCCTCGGGTCGCCCAGGGGTGGAGGAGTTGGGCTTGGAAGCCCGGTTAGTCGAACCGGGTTCTTTAGCCTGCCGACGACTCCAACCCGACCCAGAGTCGGGTTTTGGGATAGTAAGGAATGCGTTGAGGAGGAGCCTGTGATGGAGAGGGTGGAATCTGGAAGGGAATTGAGGACTAGAATGTTTGAGAAACTGAGTAAAGAAAACCCGCTTTCCGGGCCGGGTTCTAATTTGGGTCATGAGGGAACTGGGCCGGGTCCAGATCTTGATCTTGGGTGGGTGTCCGACCTTATTGAGTAA
- the LOC141597247 gene encoding large ribosomal subunit protein uL18-like, translating to MAFVKAQKSNAYFKRFQVKFKRRRAGKTDYRARTRLINQDKNKYNTPKYRFVVRFTNKDIVAQIISASIAGDIVLASAYAHELPRYGLKVGLSNYAAAYCTGLLLARRVLKMLEMDQEYEGNVEASGEDFSVEPADTRRPFRALLDVGLVRTTTGNRVFGALKGALDGGLDIPHSDKRFAGYGKDSKQLDAEVHRKYIYGGHIASYMRTLAEDEPEKFQSHFSEYIKKGIEADGLEEVYKKVHAAIRADPTVKKSEKKQPQTHKRYNAKKLTYEERKAKLVERLNKLNDAVGAADDDDDEEDDD from the exons ATG GCCTTTGTAAAGGCTCAAAAAAGCAATGCATACTTCAAGCGTTTCCAAGTCAAGTTCAAGAGAAGAAGAG CCGGGAAGACCGATTATCGTGCCAGGACCCGTCTGATCAACCAAGACAAGAACAAGTACAACACTCCCAAGTACCGTTTTGTCGTTCGATTT ACCAACAAGGATATCGTTGCACAAATAATATCTGCCAGTATTGCTGGTGATATTGTTCTTGCTTCAGCATATGCTCATGAACTTCCTCGCTATGGACTTAAAGTTGGACTTTCAAACTATGCTGCTG CTTACTGCACTGGACTTCTACTTGCCAGAAGGGTGTTGAAGATGCTTGAGATGGATCAAGAATATGAAGGCAATGTTGAG GCAAGTGGTGAGGATTTTTCTGTTGAACCAGCTGATACCAGGAGGCCCTTCCGTGCATTGCTTGATGTTGGTCTTGTTAGGACAACTACTGGAAATCGTGTTTTTGGTGCTCTAAAG GGTGCGCTGGATGGTGGCTTGGACATTCCCCACAGTGACAAGAGGTTTGCTGGGTACGGAAAAGACAGCAAGCAGCTGGATGCGGAGGTCCACCGCAAATACATCTATGGTGGTCACATTGCTTCATACATGAGG ACATTGGCGGAAGATGAGCCCGAGAAGTTTCAGTCTCATTTCAGTGAGTACATCAAGAAGGGTATTGAGGCCGATGGCTTGGAAGAAGTATACAAGAAGGTTCATGCTGCTATTCGGGCTGATCCTACTGTCAAGAAATCTGAAAAGAAGCAACCTCAGACTCACAAGAG GTACAACGCCAAGAAGCTGACGTACGAGGAGAGAAAGGCTAAGTTGGTTGAACGACTGAATAAGCTTAATGATGCTGTTGGAGCAgcggatgacgatgatgatgaggaagatgatgattag
- the LOC141597243 gene encoding uncharacterized protein LOC141597243 encodes MSPAEITAEMPDSMVGTCTMSCFDELRSVKWRINLGVLPSSVNSTIDDLRRVTANSRRRYATLRRRLLTDPHITKFGKDSPDLVTDNPLSQNPDSTWGRFFRNAELEKMVDTDLSRLYPEHGSYFHTPGCQGFLRRILLLWCLQHQECGYRQGMHELLAPLIYVLHADIQRLSEIRKLHEDHFVDKFDDDLLNESLGYNFNISSKFLEDNNGFQEKSKEHSISTVLDANLQNIVSLSDPYGADGELGIVLSEKFMEHDAYSMFDALMNGSGGAVAMAEFFSHSPPSATQTGLPPVIEASLSLYNLLSIVDPSLYSHLIELGVEPQYFALRWLRVLFGREFSLEDLLVIWDEIFSFDNSKSIALEHDSAVSNSPRGAFISAMAVSMMLNVRSSLLAAELATSCLQRLLNFPEHVNLDKLLGKAKSLMPLALDANVSSHSAPFSRHHNHVQEMGVKGHTHRLSFDSTCLKTPVNVVPETYWEEKWRLTQKEEETKKGKFIQSASTQKRGWTEKIKSKLSRTESEPSPAKRESQDRGKKSSSVRRSLLDDLSRHLQEEKDIEEDRNRKLSFLEDPLRGSPDLKSPEHSPMFSEPTSPLEINSESSIVSNISNDMNDGGTQNSSFQSTTEESPLPISDAIDSNACGVSCSDDSPSDLSVVGQKDRKSLSGKFQWLWKFVRNNSGEGTSGRKIEVEDGKCDDFATVQRNKAETSVSENGNSDDFARVQNKAETSTSDNGDEKSDDFATLQENKAETSFTVEDEKSDDSATVDRNKSKTSISEDGKSNNFASLQRNESENFTSEKNFDYGNLKTDGCDQSLVFALRNLGQSMLENIQVVESAFGSERSQAGSREHISKHNLVEKGQVTVMTALNELRKISNLLQEV; translated from the exons ATGTCTCCGGCGGAAATTACGGCGGAAATGCCGGATTCAATGGTGGGTACTTGTACGATGTCGTGTTTTGATGAACTTAGGAGCGTTAAATGGCGTATTAATCTTGGTGTTCTTCCTTCTTCGGTTAATTCCACCATTGATGACCTTCGTCGCGTTACGGCGAATTCTCGCAGGAG ATATGCTACTTTACGGAGGCGCCTCCTGACTGATCCACACATCACCAAATTTGGCAAGGATTCTCCAGATCTAGTTACAGATAACCCCTTATCCCAAAATCCAG ATAGCACCTGGGGCCGTTTTTTCCGAAATGCAGAACTGGAGAAAATGGTTGACACAGATTTATCTCGTTTATACCCCGAACATGGTAGTTACTTCCACACACCAGGATGCCAAGGCTTCCTGCGTCGTATTTTGTTGTTGTGGTGCCTTCAGCATCAAGAATGTGGTTACAGACAAG GGATGCATGAACTCTTGGCTCCTCTGATATATGTACTTCATGCGGACATTCAGCGTCTTAGTGAAATTCGTAAACTTCATGAAGATCACTTTGTTGAtaaatttgatgatgatttactGAATGAAAGTCTCGGTTATAATTTCAATATATCTTCAAAATTTCTCGAAGATAATAATGGTTTTCAAGAGAAGTCGAAAGAACATTCGATTAGTACAGTTCTCGACGCCAATCTACAGAATATTGTTTCACTTAGTGATCCTTATGGGGCAGATGGCGAGCTTGGTATTGTTCTATCGGAGAAGTTTATGGAACATGACGCGTACTCCATGTTTGATGCTTTAATGAATGGATCAGGTGGCGCTGTGGCTATGGCTGAATTTTTCTCCCACTCACCACCAAGTGCTACACAAACTGGTTTACCACCTGTTATTGAAGCTTCTTTGTCACTTTACAACCTTCTCTCCATTGTCGACCCTTCATTATACAGCCATCTTATTGAACTAGGTGTTGAACCCCAGTATTTTGCTCTGCGTTGGTTGCGAGTCCTTTTTGGCCGAGAGTTTTCTCTTGAAGATTTGTTGGTAATCTGGGATGAGATATTTTCATTTGATAATAGTAAATCCATTGCTCTTGAACATGATTCCGCGGTCTCAAATTCCCCCAGGGGAGCATTCATTTCTGCCATGGCTGTTTCCATGATGTTGAACGTGAGATCTTCTCTACTTGCCGCTGAACTTGCTACTTCATGCCTTCAGAGACTACTCAATTTTCCGGAACATGTAAATTTGGACAAACTTCTAGGCAAGGCAAAATCGTTGATGCCTCTGGCATTAGATGCTAATGTTTCTTCTCATTCTGCTCCCTTCAGCAGGCATCACAATCATGTCCAGGAAATGGGAGTCAAAGGACATACTCATCGCCTTTCATTTGATTCAACTTGTCTGAAGACACCCGTGAATGTCGTACCTGAGACGTATTGGGAAGAGAAATGGAGACTTACCCAAAAGGAAGAAGAaacaaaaaaaggaaagtttATCCAAAGTGCATCAACTCAGAAAAGGGGTTGGACCGAGAAAATTAAATCGAAATTATCTCGAACAGAATCTGAACCTTCCCCAGCTAAAAGAGAGAGTCAGGATCGAGGGAAAAAGTCTTCCTCCGTCAGAAGAAGCTTGCTTGATGATTTGTCCCGACATCTTCAAGAAGAGAAAGATATTGAAGAAGATCGAAATAGAAAGTTATCTTTTCTTGAAGATCCTCTTCGTGGTAGTCCTGATCTGAAATCACCAGAGCACTCTCCCATGTTTTCTGAGCCAACAAGCCCTCTGGAAATCAATTCCGAGAGCAGCATTGTGTCAAATATATCCAATGATATGAATGACGGTGGGACCCAGAACTCTTCATTTCAGTCTACCACAGAGGAGTCACCACTTCCAATTTCAGATGCCATTGATTCAAATGCTTGTGGAGTGTCTTGTTCTGATGATAGTCCAAGTGACCTGTCAGTAGTTGGTCAAAAGGACCGCAAGTCACTATCTGGTAAGTTTCAGTGGTTATGGAAGTTTGTGCGGAATAACTCAGGTGAGGGAACTTCAGGTAGAAAAATAGAGGTTGAGGATGGAAAATGTGATGATTTTGCAACGGTTCAAAGAAATAAGGCAGAAACTTCTGTTAGTGAGAACGGGAATTCTGATGATTTTGCGAGGGTTCAAAATAAGGCAGAAACTTCTACTAGTGATAACGGTGATGAAAAATCTGATGATTTTGCAACTCTTCAAGAAAACAAGGCAGAAACTTCTTTCACGGTTGAGGATGAAAAATCTGATGATTCTGCAACCGTAGATAGAAATAAGTCAAAAACTTCAATTAGTGAGGATGGAAAATCTAATAATTTTGCAAGCCTTCAAAGAAATGAGTCAGAAAATTTTACGAGCGAGAAAAACTTCGACTATGGCAATTTGAAAACAGATGGCTGTGATCAGAGTTTGGTATTTGCTTTGAGGAACTTGGGACAGTCTATGCTGGAAAATATTCAG GTAGTTGAATCAGCATTCGGATCAGAAAGAAGTCAAGCTGGGTCACGAGAGCACATCTCTAAGCATAATCTTGTCGAGAAAGGGCAAGTGACAGTGATGACTGCCCTCAATGAGCTCCGTAAAATTAGCAATCTCTTACAGGAGGTGTGA